In Pedobacter sp. WC2423, the following are encoded in one genomic region:
- a CDS encoding type IX secretion system membrane protein PorP/SprF produces MRTVFLILTGVFLFKVSNGQQRPQYTQYIFNNYLLNPALSGIENYTDVRVGSRVQWAGINDGPVTSFFSVHAPLGKQYLYGNSSSFAEKGANPMERSYLQNYMAAEPHHGIGVFGTLDKAGPVKTLDIKASYAYHLGLSSKMNLSVGVAAGISRISLDISKLNLENSADPAIAPGFNSRTQPDLDAGIWLYGPDFFAGVSVQQLLNKPLSFSDSQAAVQGKQVPHLFVTAGYKFFLSEEVSVTPSVMLKKVQPAPLSADLNFKIAFKDKLWIGGSYRPQDAVSAMAGFNINSLFVLSYAYDFTTSELGAVSKGTHEVVLGILLNNRYKVTCPQRNW; encoded by the coding sequence ATGAGAACAGTATTCCTGATATTGACAGGTGTTTTTCTTTTTAAAGTAAGTAACGGCCAGCAGCGGCCTCAGTATACGCAGTATATTTTTAATAATTACCTGCTCAATCCGGCACTTTCTGGTATAGAGAATTATACAGATGTAAGAGTAGGTTCAAGAGTACAATGGGCCGGAATCAACGACGGCCCGGTCACTTCTTTTTTTTCTGTTCATGCCCCATTAGGCAAGCAGTATTTGTATGGAAATTCAAGTTCTTTTGCAGAAAAAGGAGCAAATCCTATGGAACGAAGTTATCTCCAGAATTATATGGCTGCTGAACCACATCACGGAATTGGCGTTTTCGGAACATTAGACAAAGCAGGCCCGGTTAAAACACTGGATATTAAGGCTAGCTATGCTTATCACCTTGGATTGAGTTCGAAAATGAATTTAAGTGTGGGGGTAGCTGCCGGGATTTCAAGAATTTCACTGGATATTTCAAAACTGAACCTTGAAAATAGCGCCGATCCTGCAATTGCTCCAGGTTTTAACAGCAGAACACAGCCTGATCTTGATGCAGGGATTTGGTTATATGGCCCTGATTTTTTTGCAGGTGTATCCGTTCAGCAGTTACTGAACAAACCGCTTAGCTTTTCTGACTCCCAGGCGGCTGTTCAGGGGAAACAAGTACCACATCTTTTTGTTACTGCCGGTTATAAGTTTTTCCTGAGTGAAGAGGTTTCAGTAACGCCTTCAGTTATGTTAAAAAAAGTCCAGCCTGCGCCTTTGTCAGCAGATCTGAATTTTAAAATAGCGTTTAAGGATAAATTATGGATTGGCGGAAGTTATCGTCCGCAGGATGCAGTCTCTGCGATGGCAGGCTTTAATATCAATTCGCTGTTTGTGCTGAGTTATGCTTATGATTTTACAACCTCCGAACTAGGTGCTGTGAGTAAGGGTACACATGAAGTCGTATTGGGTATTTTACTGAATAACAGGTATAAGGTCACCTGCCCGCAGCGAAACTGGTAA
- a CDS encoding inositol-3-phosphate synthase translates to MHNQGKKIRVAILGVGNCASSLVQGVEFYTKHAEKTSGLMANDIGGYKAANIEFVCGFDIDERKIGQPLKDAIFAKPNCTIILNADIASEAPIYRSPVIDGVSPQMAVYPEANRFVIKDELKNTDILIDSVTYDQAQVTALRVEIIAQLRKHEAEVLINYLPVGSQLATEFYAEICIELGISLVNCIPVFIASDPAWEKRFIDAGIPIIGDDMRSQFGASIVSQMLQELAFERGHHVKAHIQRNVGGNTDFLNMEDKNRLKSKKISKENVIRAQNDIRGISTEDSFLHAGPSEYIAYYGDNKVANFRLELEGFMGAPVIFDAQLSVQDSPNSAGVVIDAIRYVYVARELGLVGALRGPSASTQKTPPEQMMFSDAIYECHALAKRELTASTKKQLKK, encoded by the coding sequence ATGCACAACCAAGGAAAGAAAATCAGAGTTGCAATTTTAGGCGTAGGTAATTGCGCCAGCTCATTAGTACAAGGCGTGGAATTTTACACTAAACACGCAGAAAAGACATCAGGATTGATGGCTAATGATATCGGTGGATATAAAGCAGCTAATATTGAATTCGTTTGCGGATTTGATATAGATGAAAGAAAAATCGGTCAGCCATTAAAGGACGCCATTTTTGCGAAGCCAAATTGTACAATCATATTGAATGCTGACATCGCATCAGAAGCTCCTATTTACAGATCACCAGTTATTGATGGTGTATCTCCGCAAATGGCTGTTTATCCTGAAGCTAACAGGTTCGTCATCAAAGACGAATTGAAAAATACTGATATTTTGATCGATAGCGTAACCTATGATCAGGCTCAGGTAACTGCTTTACGTGTAGAAATTATTGCGCAATTGCGTAAACATGAAGCTGAAGTGCTGATCAACTATCTTCCGGTTGGCTCACAACTGGCTACAGAATTCTATGCAGAAATCTGTATTGAATTAGGTATTTCTTTAGTGAACTGTATCCCTGTATTTATTGCTTCAGATCCTGCATGGGAGAAAAGATTTATCGATGCTGGTATTCCAATCATCGGAGATGACATGCGCAGTCAGTTTGGTGCAAGTATCGTTTCTCAGATGCTTCAGGAGCTTGCTTTCGAAAGAGGTCACCATGTGAAAGCTCACATTCAAAGAAATGTAGGTGGAAATACTGACTTCCTTAATATGGAAGACAAAAACCGTCTGAAATCTAAAAAGATCTCTAAAGAAAATGTAATCCGTGCACAGAACGATATCAGAGGTATCTCTACAGAAGACAGTTTCCTTCATGCAGGTCCTTCAGAATATATTGCTTATTACGGAGACAATAAAGTTGCTAACTTCCGTCTGGAATTAGAAGGTTTTATGGGGGCTCCTGTAATCTTTGATGCTCAGCTATCCGTTCAGGATTCTCCTAACTCTGCCGGAGTAGTTATCGATGCCATCAGATACGTTTATGTGGCCAGAGAATTAGGCCTGGTAGGTGCCCTTAGAGGACCATCAGCTTCTACTCAGAAAACCCCGCCAGAGCAAATGATGTTCAGCGATGCCATCTACGAATGTCATGCACTGGCTAAACGTGAGTTAACAGCATCAACAAAAAAACAATTAAAAAAATAA
- a CDS encoding VOC family protein has translation MNNYQDQHTILSYLMLENAIAFIEFAKIVFNAETKSLIIAQDNRTVLSAEIKVGHSILLLSEAADKYGKAVGNFFIYVGDADETFQRAIFHGASVVTEVADMDYGRCGGIQDPFGNTWWLTSTT, from the coding sequence ATGAATAATTATCAGGATCAACATACGATTCTCTCCTATCTGATGCTCGAAAATGCAATAGCATTTATTGAATTCGCTAAAATAGTCTTCAATGCGGAGACAAAGTCATTAATTATAGCACAAGATAACAGAACAGTTTTGTCTGCGGAAATTAAAGTCGGACATAGCATTTTACTACTTTCAGAGGCCGCAGATAAATATGGAAAGGCAGTCGGTAATTTTTTCATTTATGTGGGAGATGCAGATGAAACATTTCAGCGGGCTATATTCCATGGGGCTTCTGTAGTCACTGAAGTAGCGGATATGGATTACGGAAGATGTGGAGGTATCCAGGACCCTTTTGGTAATACCTGGTGGTTAACCTCCACTACTTAA
- a CDS encoding DUF4136 domain-containing protein yields MKKLVLILFITAVVFSGCSSYNYYAVARKPLDPAKYKTFAWIPEGKSKSTSIYNNDVATDKIVESASQEMKNRGFILQSNNPDLLLRYTAVVNKEIKDYTDPVYYNPPSRILPRVSYYGGRRIYYYSYYNPLPIYVGERERSIRIKANSIMIDVIDRKSSKVIWRGWAEGEINNPEKAINEIPGVIGNIFKKLPQ; encoded by the coding sequence ATGAAAAAGCTAGTTTTAATACTGTTTATTACAGCCGTTGTATTTTCAGGATGTTCCTCTTACAACTATTACGCTGTGGCCCGTAAACCACTGGATCCCGCAAAATATAAAACCTTTGCCTGGATACCCGAGGGAAAATCAAAATCAACCTCTATTTACAATAATGATGTAGCTACAGATAAGATTGTAGAATCGGCTAGTCAGGAAATGAAAAACAGAGGATTTATCCTGCAAAGCAATAACCCTGACTTATTACTCAGGTATACTGCGGTAGTCAATAAAGAAATCAAAGACTATACAGACCCCGTTTACTATAACCCTCCATCAAGAATACTTCCACGTGTTTCTTATTACGGTGGAAGGCGGATTTATTACTATTCCTACTACAACCCATTGCCAATTTATGTTGGTGAAAGAGAAAGAAGTATAAGAATTAAAGCCAATAGTATTATGATTGATGTTATCGATCGTAAATCATCTAAAGTAATCTGGAGAGGCTGGGCAGAAGGAGAAATCAATAATCCTGAAAAAGCAATTAATGAAATCCCCGGTGTTATCGGCAATATATTTAAAAAACTGCCCCAGTAA
- a CDS encoding DUF4397 domain-containing protein, translating to MKTRSFLKNLLKGTAILSLAVLVTSCKKNDVDSSGSANVKVVNASPSSPNQGFYLANTAVVSGGLSFANASAYISTNSGNNLVTEFRSDGSSTAYATGKADIRNGSNYTVFLAGDGQAARVKIFEDDRSAPVSGQAKVRFVHLSDGAPANIDIRRSSGENLAANLGRDVATNFTTIAPGILSLQVFGAGQSASLGKFDLTAFAADKIYTVYITGSTANSISVRQITQE from the coding sequence ATGAAAACAAGATCATTTTTAAAAAACTTATTGAAGGGGACTGCTATTTTATCTCTTGCGGTATTGGTAACTTCTTGTAAGAAAAACGATGTTGACAGTTCGGGTTCTGCAAATGTTAAAGTTGTAAATGCGTCACCATCGTCTCCGAATCAGGGGTTTTACCTGGCTAATACGGCAGTGGTAAGCGGAGGGTTATCATTTGCAAATGCATCGGCTTATATTTCTACCAATTCTGGTAATAACCTGGTAACTGAGTTTAGGAGTGATGGTTCTTCAACGGCTTATGCAACGGGTAAAGCGGATATTAGAAATGGTTCTAATTATACGGTTTTCTTAGCGGGTGATGGCCAGGCTGCAAGAGTGAAAATTTTTGAGGATGACAGAAGTGCTCCTGTTAGCGGACAGGCTAAAGTAAGGTTTGTTCATTTGAGTGATGGAGCTCCGGCTAATATTGATATCAGACGTTCTTCTGGTGAAAATTTAGCTGCAAATCTTGGCCGCGATGTAGCAACAAACTTTACGACGATAGCTCCTGGAATTTTATCACTTCAGGTTTTTGGTGCTGGTCAGTCTGCAAGTTTGGGAAAATTTGATTTAACAGCTTTTGCTGCTGATAAAATTTACACGGTTTATATTACCGGGTCTACTGCAAATTCAATTTCGGTTCGCCAGATTACGCAGGAATAG
- a CDS encoding TonB-dependent receptor: MKLFRLILLLACLAFFKQHVQAQNQPITGNIYDSQTRQALAGVSIKTSDNKLLTVSDKNGYFKIENTTPDQHYKFILVGFKPQEVDYSKKEGSLNIQLDADESSLNEVRVTGFAGNRTKKETAGSIGMITSADLNRGSGLSFQSAMNAIPGVRMDQSTLSEARISIRGNGVRSSYGLRNIKVYLNDIPVTEADGTTRIEALDVNSIGRAEVIKGPASSIYGAGTGGVINFQLQRSPYQEQSLEASGLAGSYGLHRLAATYRNGGDKINSYVSYGWQEYDGYRDHSNDMRRFLSGNFQLFPSNKRIITLLLNRTTQYSQIPGSLTADQVAANPLQANASNLDKQAGRYQTWTRVGLGQQYQINDQLSNSTSVFTYSYDLNHPLPYAYLRNYYQSYGGRTSFTYNPGFSALPTKFIVGAEFNEGLTKGTQYVNNKGTEGALSGNIDYRNTLYSLFYQSETQLGPKTLLTLGLSYNSLKYDVSNYLVPAQSGIKDFKPQATPRIAISHNFSEALSLHGSISTGFSPPSSSEVKNVDGSINPTLQAEKAINYEINAKGNLLNSRLSYDFSVFKMDMKGELIGQSVQQGITIYNNAGKTTHNGAELALSWQILKPEDNQEIASLRPFVALTYSAFKFKDYQILGANNAVTASYNGNALTGVSPWVISAGLDLETRFGLYGYLNYYYNDKMPLNDKNTDYNPSYQIAGLKAGYKKRLGKVFEVNVYGGIDNLFNESYSSILSLNAVGYSGAQPSYFNPSPKRNGYAGLNLKYFF; this comes from the coding sequence ATGAAACTCTTCAGATTAATCCTGCTATTGGCTTGTTTAGCCTTTTTTAAGCAGCATGTTCAGGCACAGAACCAACCTATAACCGGTAATATATATGACTCTCAAACCAGGCAGGCCCTTGCCGGTGTAAGTATCAAAACATCCGATAATAAATTATTGACTGTATCTGATAAAAATGGATACTTTAAAATCGAAAATACTACCCCCGATCAACATTATAAATTCATTCTTGTCGGTTTCAAACCACAGGAAGTTGATTATAGTAAAAAAGAAGGGAGCCTGAATATCCAGCTCGATGCTGATGAATCCAGCTTAAACGAAGTACGTGTAACAGGTTTTGCCGGAAACCGTACCAAGAAGGAAACTGCCGGTTCTATCGGGATGATTACCAGTGCAGACCTTAACCGTGGCAGTGGTCTTTCCTTTCAGTCTGCAATGAACGCTATCCCGGGGGTAAGAATGGATCAGAGTACACTCTCAGAAGCCAGGATTTCGATTCGTGGAAACGGTGTCAGATCCTCTTACGGATTAAGGAACATAAAAGTTTACCTGAATGATATTCCAGTTACAGAAGCCGATGGAACAACACGTATTGAAGCTTTAGACGTAAACAGCATCGGCAGGGCCGAAGTAATCAAAGGGCCTGCATCGAGTATTTACGGTGCCGGAACAGGTGGAGTAATCAATTTCCAATTACAACGCTCTCCCTACCAGGAACAAAGTCTGGAAGCCTCAGGCCTGGCAGGAAGTTACGGATTACATCGACTGGCAGCCACTTACCGCAACGGCGGAGATAAAATTAACAGTTATGTTTCCTATGGGTGGCAGGAGTATGACGGCTACAGAGATCACAGCAACGACATGCGCAGATTCTTATCCGGTAACTTTCAGCTTTTTCCAAGCAATAAACGGATCATCACACTCTTACTGAACAGAACAACACAATACTCACAAATTCCCGGATCACTGACCGCTGATCAAGTGGCTGCAAACCCCTTACAAGCCAATGCAAGCAACCTCGATAAACAAGCCGGACGTTATCAAACCTGGACCAGGGTTGGCTTAGGACAACAGTATCAAATCAATGATCAATTGTCAAACAGCACCAGTGTATTTACCTATTCCTATGACCTGAATCACCCCTTGCCTTATGCCTACCTCAGGAACTATTATCAAAGTTATGGCGGAAGGACCAGCTTCACCTATAACCCCGGATTCTCCGCACTGCCCACTAAATTTATCGTAGGTGCAGAATTTAACGAAGGCCTGACTAAAGGCACCCAATATGTCAATAACAAAGGTACCGAAGGAGCCCTTAGCGGAAATATAGATTACCGCAATACACTCTATTCCTTATTTTATCAATCAGAGACACAGCTGGGACCAAAGACGTTGCTGACCTTAGGCTTAAGCTACAATAGCCTGAAATACGATGTCTCCAACTATCTGGTACCAGCACAAAGCGGAATAAAAGATTTTAAACCACAAGCAACCCCAAGGATTGCCATCAGTCATAACTTTTCTGAAGCCCTGAGTCTGCACGGAAGCATAAGTACCGGTTTTTCCCCGCCATCCAGCTCAGAAGTTAAAAATGTGGACGGCTCAATCAACCCCACATTACAAGCAGAGAAAGCAATAAACTATGAAATCAATGCCAAAGGTAACCTGCTGAATTCGCGCCTGAGCTATGACTTTTCTGTATTCAAAATGGATATGAAAGGAGAGCTGATCGGACAATCCGTACAACAAGGCATTACTATTTATAACAATGCAGGTAAAACAACCCATAACGGAGCAGAGCTTGCTTTATCATGGCAAATCCTGAAACCAGAAGATAACCAGGAAATAGCCAGTTTAAGACCTTTCGTTGCCTTAACCTATTCAGCTTTCAAATTCAAAGATTATCAAATTCTGGGTGCGAATAATGCAGTAACCGCATCGTACAATGGAAATGCATTAACCGGAGTTTCACCATGGGTAATCAGTGCAGGTCTTGACCTGGAAACTCGTTTTGGATTATACGGTTATCTGAATTATTACTACAATGATAAAATGCCATTAAATGATAAAAATACAGACTATAACCCATCTTATCAAATAGCCGGTCTGAAAGCAGGTTATAAAAAAAGATTAGGAAAAGTATTCGAAGTTAACGTCTACGGCGGCATTGATAATCTTTTCAACGAATCCTACAGTTCAATTCTATCCTTAAATGCAGTAGGCTATAGCGGAGCGCAACCATCCTACTTTAATCCTTCCCCTAAAAGAAACGGTTACGCAGGCCTGAACTTAAAATATTTCTTCTAA
- a CDS encoding SDR family oxidoreductase, with product MDLQLKDKIVIVTGGAKGIGEGIVRQLANEGAIPVVIGRKETDNLKLVNEIISEGKQAFQVVAELTDPLIAAQTITTIIDTFGRIDGLVNNAGVNDGVGLENGNYQDFVASLHKNVIHYYLMAHHALPHLKKSKGSIVNISSKVADTGQGGTSAYAASNGARNALTREWAVELLPYHIRVNAVIVAECYTPLYQIWISSLPESEKKLKDITAKIPLEQRMTTTEEIANTVVFLLSPRSSHTTGQLVYVDGGYVHLDRSISS from the coding sequence ATGGATCTGCAATTAAAAGATAAAATAGTCATTGTTACCGGCGGGGCAAAAGGGATTGGCGAAGGAATAGTTCGCCAGTTGGCAAATGAAGGTGCAATTCCTGTCGTTATTGGCAGAAAAGAAACTGATAACCTGAAACTCGTCAATGAAATTATCAGCGAAGGAAAACAAGCCTTCCAGGTAGTTGCAGAACTGACAGATCCGCTGATTGCAGCACAGACCATTACCACAATTATCGATACTTTTGGCCGGATAGACGGTCTGGTCAATAATGCCGGAGTGAATGATGGGGTAGGCCTGGAGAATGGGAATTATCAGGATTTTGTAGCTAGTCTGCATAAGAATGTGATCCATTATTACCTGATGGCTCATCATGCACTTCCGCATTTGAAAAAAAGCAAAGGTTCAATTGTAAATATCAGTTCAAAAGTCGCAGATACAGGTCAGGGAGGCACTTCGGCCTATGCTGCATCCAATGGCGCCAGAAACGCACTGACCAGGGAATGGGCTGTAGAATTATTGCCTTATCATATCCGGGTAAACGCGGTGATTGTAGCTGAATGCTATACTCCACTCTATCAAATCTGGATCAGCTCATTGCCAGAATCCGAAAAAAAGCTGAAAGATATTACGGCTAAAATTCCCCTTGAACAGCGGATGACTACCACAGAAGAGATTGCCAATACGGTTGTCTTTCTGCTTTCCCCGCGGTCAAGTCATACCACAGGTCAGCTGGTTTATGTGGACGGAGGGTATGTTCATCTGGACCGGTCCATCAGTTCCTGA
- a CDS encoding fumarylacetoacetate hydrolase family protein: protein MKLIRWGAAGREKTGVIINDIKYDTSAFGGDYNEDFFEHNGLDRLAEFVKANAGKLITIPDSERLGSPIARPSKIICIGLNYADHAKETNAPLPVEPIIFMKSTTALAGPDDAIIIPKNSVKTDWEVELAVVIGQKASYVEEAEALDYVAGYTLHNDVSEREFQIERNGTWDKGKGCDTFAPLGPFLATPDELGDLNKLRLWLKVNDKTMQDGNTSNFIFTIPFVISYVSQFMTLLPGDVISTGTPAGVGLGFNPPIYLKAGDVVELGIDGLGTSRQEVKAYVKN from the coding sequence ATGAAATTAATCAGATGGGGCGCTGCCGGCCGGGAAAAGACAGGTGTGATTATCAATGATATTAAATATGATACTTCTGCTTTCGGCGGCGATTACAATGAAGATTTTTTTGAGCATAACGGACTGGACAGGTTAGCTGAATTTGTCAAAGCAAATGCCGGTAAACTAATTACAATCCCAGACTCAGAACGTTTAGGCTCCCCAATTGCACGTCCATCCAAAATTATATGTATTGGATTAAACTATGCAGACCACGCTAAAGAAACCAATGCACCACTACCAGTTGAACCTATCATTTTTATGAAGTCAACTACAGCACTGGCCGGACCGGATGATGCAATCATTATCCCTAAAAACTCTGTTAAAACAGATTGGGAAGTGGAGCTTGCAGTAGTGATTGGTCAAAAGGCATCTTATGTGGAAGAAGCTGAAGCCCTGGACTATGTTGCCGGATATACCTTACACAATGATGTTTCAGAACGCGAATTTCAAATCGAAAGGAACGGAACCTGGGATAAAGGTAAAGGCTGCGATACATTTGCGCCCTTAGGTCCATTTTTAGCTACTCCTGATGAACTGGGTGACCTCAATAAATTACGCTTGTGGCTGAAAGTAAACGACAAAACGATGCAGGACGGTAATACTTCCAACTTTATTTTTACTATTCCATTTGTAATCTCTTATGTAAGCCAGTTCATGACCTTACTTCCCGGAGACGTAATTTCTACAGGAACCCCTGCCGGCGTCGGACTTGGATTTAATCCGCCCATCTACCTGAAAGCTGGTGATGTGGTGGAACTGGGTATTGATGGCCTTGGAACTTCCAGACAAGAAGTTAAAGCTTATGTTAAAAATTAA
- a CDS encoding SDR family NAD(P)-dependent oxidoreductase, protein MFSLEGKIAVVTGGGSGIGKAIATLFARQGATVHIIELNAEAAAETVSEIQQNNGKARGHSCDVSNQNQVLDIFYQIGAVDILVNNAGIAHVGKADTTSEEDFDKVFAVNVKGAYNTLFAAIPLLKESKSPVILNMASIAAVVGITDRFAYSMSKGAIYAMTMSVARDYLQDSIRCNSISPARVHTPFVDGFISKNYAGQEAEVFEKLSKSQPIGRMGRPEEVAALALYLCAEESGFITGNDYPVDGGFIKLNN, encoded by the coding sequence ATGTTTAGTTTAGAAGGAAAAATAGCCGTTGTAACCGGAGGAGGAAGCGGTATAGGAAAAGCTATTGCTACACTATTTGCCAGACAAGGTGCAACTGTACATATTATCGAACTCAATGCAGAAGCAGCTGCAGAAACTGTCAGCGAAATTCAGCAAAATAATGGTAAAGCCCGCGGACATAGTTGTGATGTAAGTAATCAGAACCAGGTATTGGATATCTTTTATCAGATTGGCGCAGTAGATATCCTGGTGAACAACGCTGGTATAGCACATGTTGGCAAGGCTGATACGACAAGCGAAGAAGATTTTGATAAGGTATTTGCTGTGAATGTGAAAGGAGCTTATAACACTTTATTCGCTGCTATTCCTTTATTGAAAGAAAGTAAAAGTCCGGTGATTTTGAATATGGCATCTATAGCTGCTGTAGTAGGTATAACCGATAGGTTTGCTTATTCCATGAGTAAAGGGGCGATCTATGCCATGACTATGTCTGTGGCACGTGACTACCTGCAAGACAGTATCCGTTGTAACAGTATTTCTCCAGCAAGAGTACATACTCCTTTTGTAGATGGTTTTATTTCGAAGAACTATGCCGGACAGGAAGCAGAAGTATTTGAGAAATTATCTAAAAGCCAGCCGATTGGAAGAATGGGAAGGCCAGAAGAGGTAGCTGCGCTGGCTTTATATCTATGCGCAGAAGAATCAGGATTTATTACAGGGAACGATTATCCTGTTGATGGAGGATTTATAAAACTTAACAACTAA